The Toxoplasma gondii ME49 chromosome XI, whole genome shotgun sequence region GCGCGGAATGAGTCAGGCCCGTTAAGGACGAAGCCATAAAGACAGGACGAATGCGAGGGTGATGAGGACGAGGTAATGCAGTACCTGTCATCGAACGGGAGCGACGACGTGGAGGGGGCACTGCGCGCGACACTAGCCACAGCAGCGCCACTGTGTGGCATGGGTCTGAACGGCGGCGAGGGTGGACTATGAGAGTATATGGGGAGCATGCGCATCTCGTGGGTCCACATGATGTGAAGGTCTCGCAGGTGGCAGTGGCTGTAAATGACGACACGAGCTCGTGTACAACTGCGTATGTTGCTGGGGCGGAGAGCGAAGGTGCCGCACGCTGCTGGGTGGTGTGCAGGTGAGAGGCGTTGACAATTAGACAGGAAGGTGGACCTGCGGCAGTGGACGGCACTGTTGTTCACGCCGTGGGCCGCATTCGTCATTTCTACCGTCTGGCAAAGTGGACGGTGGTGGTGTCTGTGCCACATGTGATCAGGGCGGCGAGGTACGGAATGCTTAGAGCTGCCATAAACGATTTGCAAGAGAGGTGGAACGCATTCGAGTCTTAGTCAGGAATGGCCATAGAGGTgatgagagagagggagagagagtggTAGCATGCGATAGCACACAAATGGGAGACGGCAGTCACGACTTGGAGACCGGTCCGCGCTCGACACACTTGCACTGGGGTGCGATCACGACGTCGCCACGAGTTCATGCGCTGTACTACGCTGCCGGCGGACGTTGGGGCAAGAGGCAGATTTGATGCCCCGAGCGGCACTCCTCATTTTCACTTTCGAGTCGGGGCAGGACGCTTTTGAAGCCGTGGTGGAATACACAAAAACGATCACCCAGTGAGCGAGATGCTACCATGACTGTTGTAATGCAAGGGCGGAGCAGCGTGGTCAGAACACCAGTTGCGCCACGTGGCTGGACGGTATCCGTAGAGAGTGTCGCCGCCTGCTGTACATACTCAGGACGTGAGTGGACACGGGTGTGTCTCGAGTGTAGTATTGAGGGTGACCAATGAGGCGAGAGGCTATGGCTGTTTGTGACAATGCAGGGAGCAGCTCACGCGCCCTCGTACCAACATGACAGGTGTGAATGTGGGACAGCATTGCGACTGAGTGAAGTAGACGGCGTCGCGTCCGGCCCGAAAACACAAGTGATCGCGGTCAAGAAACGGTGGAGTATGTGTTGCGGGGCGGCGCGACGAGAGCTCGAGAGATGGCGACCAGTTTGTGGAGGAGTGATGGAACTAACGGAAAGGAGCCTTCCTTGATGCAGCGACACCTATGTGTGTACCGAGAGTCGGTGTCTGTCGCAACAGGCGATGGTTTTGGAAGGAGCATTGGCGcgtcgttttcgtctgttcAGAATGACGTagcgaagagggagacgccaGAGCGAAATGCATCGCGCCACCGTGCACTCCCTGGTACTGTGGTGGACCAGATGGGTCATATGGTCGACGCTGCTAATCCAGTCCGAGGATGGTTGGAGCAAGGACTGGAGCTTGCGTGTTTGCGTTCCGTTGGACTATTCAACAACAGTTTGTAGGGATGCGTTGGGGCGTGGCATGTGGGGGGACGGGACAAGAGACGGGGGAAGAACGGATGTGAGAGCGACTGATGCgtggaggaaagaaggaaccaagagacaggagactctATCGGTTAGCTGGAAACACGGTCGGGCGCGGATGTGTGTCCGGAAGGTGGCGTTTTACCGTACTAATGGGGCCGCGGTTGGACGTGATAAATTGTTACACAAAGCAACGAGCGCGCAACGGACTGCGGCGGTGCGCGGTACCGTGCAGCTTTCTCATGCGTGGTAGGGTGCTTTCGAATGGGTGGAACGCCAGCGCTGCAGGACTGAATGCGACGAACACGGTCGAGGAATGGAGGAGAGCCGTGCAGCGGTAGTGGCGCTGGGAGGAGTGACCTGCCACAGCTGCGCCACTGTGTGGCATGGGTCTGAACGGCGGCGAGGGTGGACTATGAGAGTATATGGGGAGCATGCGCATCTCGTGGGTCCACATGATGTGAAGGTCTCGCAGGTGGCAGTGGCTGTAAATGACGACACGAGCTCGTGTACAACTGCGTATGTTGCTGGGGCGGAGAGCGAAGGTGCCGCACGCTGCTGGGTGGTGTGCAGGTGAGAGGCGTTGACAATTAGACAGGAAGGTGGACCTGCGGCAGTGGACGGCACTGTTGTTCACGCCGTGGGCCGCATTCGTCATTTCTACCGTCTGGCAAAGTGGACGGTGGTGGTGTCTGTGCCACCGGTGATCAGGGCGGCGAGGTACGGAATGCTTAGAGCTGCCATAAACGATTTGCAAGAGAGGTGGAACGCATTCGAGTCTTAGTCAGGAATGGCCATAGAGGTgatgagagagagggagagagagtggTAGCATGCGATAGCACACAAATGGGAGACGGCAGTCACGACTTGGAGACCGGTCCGCGCTCGACACACTTGCACTGGGGTGCGATCACGACGTCGCCACGAGTTCATGCGCTGTACTACGCTGCCGGCGGACGTTGGGGCAAAAGGCAGATTTGATGCCCCGAGCGGCACTCCTCATTTTCACTTTCGAGTCGGGGCAGGACGCTTTTGAAGCCGTGGTGGAATACACAAAAACGATCACCCAGTGAGCGAGATGCTACCATGACTGTTGTAATGCAAGGGCGGAGCAGCGTGGTCAGAACACCAGTTGCGCCACGTGGCTGGACGGTATCCGTAGAGAGTGTCGCCGCCTGCTGTACATGCTCAGGACGTGAGTGGACACGGGTGTGTCTCGAGTGTAGTATTGAGGGTGACCAATGAGGCGAGAGGCTATGGCTGTTTGTGACAATGCAGGGAGCAGCTCACGCACCCACGTACCAAACATGACTGGTGCAAATGTGGGTCGTCACTGCGACGGCGGGAAATAGCTGGTGTCGCCGTTGGCCCAGAAGCGCAGGTGGCCGTGGTGAAGAGACTGTGGTGTCTGTGTTGTGGTGCGGCGCGGCGAGAGCTGAGTAGGGGGCGTCCGGTTGATGGAGCACcgacgaaacagaaggaagtGAAGGAGTAGTAGTCAGCCAGTAAGGCGTGTGAGATGCGGCGGGGTGTGTGACGCTCGACATGTTGCCGTAAGGACGCCGCCGCGATTGGAGGCGTCGATTTGGAAtagcagagaaggagagcacAAAGTACCGCAGTGAGGCGACATGCATCTTTCGCACGTACTGTGTTCGAATCAATGACACAATGCGTCCGCAGGAGTGGATGGTACGACGGCGGTCGAGGAGTAGACTTCGGGCTGGTACATATAGTGACGCTGGGGGTCTTTTTATCGATCATTGGGGGCAGCGTCAGTGTGTGGCATGGGTTTGAATGCTGACAAGCGAACATATGTGCAATTGTGGAGCATCTGTAAGGTGCAGGGCAACCAGAGCTAGACGTATTGCATATGGCAGTCATGGAGAGGACAAGGATCGTTCATGTACTAATGTGGAAGAGGCTTACAGGGTAACGGATGCGCCTCAAAATATGGTTGTGAGAACAGGGGACGGGTGGTGACTACACAAAAAGGACGAAGCACATGACGATGGAGGTCAATGTTGTGAACGGGTGAACTAGACGGGGTGCTGGTTGTATCATGGATAATCAGGACGACGATGTACGGAATCTGACCATGGGGTTGTTTGGAGAAGCGCGGAATCGGAAGGCAGCAATTGTTAGTCGAGAAAGCGAATTAGAGAGGTGGAAACGCAGGAATAGAATGATGCCGCCAAAACCTCCGTCGCTTCACAAGAGTACACGCCCATGGCGGCGGAAAGATCATAATATTGCGACATCCACCTTTCACTTGCGCTGTTTTCTAGTTGATGAAACGGTTTTTCCACAGCTATGGGAAGTACGGTACCTGCGGAGGGACAGACGAGGGGAGGGTCGTACTGAGAGAGGCAGTGTGCAGAGGACGAGCACAGTGAAGCAATAAATTTGTAAATGATCTCGGGTATGGCAGTGGAACTGCTGCGGAATCATGAAGCATCCACGATGGGCGTGAGACTTCATGAATACCGTGACGTGTGAATGACAGTCGTGGGGAATGGCGAGGCGGATCGAGTTTGGACGGGGGACAGTGTCGTTGTCGCTATGTAGAGAAGCATGCGCGAAATGAATTCGGCTAGTTAAAGACGAAGACATAAAGACGGGGTGAATGCGTGGATGGTGAGGACGAGGTAATGAAGTACCTATCATCGAACGGGAGCGACAACATGGAGGCGGAACTGCGCGCGACACTCTCAGCGTTGCCAAACGTATGCCTCCCCGCATTCTTCGGCAACGTGATGtaagaaacagcgagaccACAGATGCACCGTGAGGCTTGTTCGTGTGCGCACATCGGTGGATTGCCAAGGCTCGGGAGACGCGTATTCAGTTCGTAGATGAGAAAAATATGAGTTTCGGTGAGAGACGGTGTTGCACCGACGCTCAGCGTGGGAGACAGGACAGGGTGGATGAGGGACTTGGGAATGTCATGCCTGATCGGTGGATGTAGACAACGCGTCGCTTCATGATCTGTGCATAAGGTGAGCCGCCAAAAGGTGGGTGTCTCTGTAGTGAGAGTCAGCGTGGTCGGCGAGGCTGGAAGCGTCTGTGTACGGGAGAGGATGCGATCCGAGCATCTCGCGCAAAGCACGACAGTCGAGAAGGGCGGGCGTGCTCCGCGTTCGTTGGAATATTCATGAACATACTGTAGGGACTTGGGGCTTTGCATGTGGatgacgaagagagagcggatAGGGACGACTCGTTTGTGAAGTAGAGACGGACTGAAATGGCAGGAGCCACCCGTTGTGAGGATACGCGTGCGTGCCGGGAGTGGGTGTCTCTAGGGACACCCTTCCTGCCCAAATGACGATGGTGATACGTTTCTAGCATGTTAGTCAGAACAGCACAAGCTGACAGGCCGATGGACAGAGTCGATGTGTCATGCTACCGTTACCTGCATTCTTTAGTATTTGAATCGAAGGATCCTTGTTCACGCTGCCGTTGTTGGTACGGGGCCGGGCAAACGATGACCAAGATGCCAGTACTGAGTGCTGCTTGTGGAGAGTGTAACGCTGTCAAGCCGCTTTCGAGTCACATAGCTGAGTTGCGCTTGTGGACATTGCTTCCAATTGTGGACAATGTGCGGAGTATGACTGGAAGACAGGCGAGTGTTTCGGGAGTG contains the following coding sequences:
- a CDS encoding hypothetical protein (encoded by transcript TGME49_306860); this translates as MTVVMQGRSSVVRTPVAPRGWTVSVESVAACCTYSGLCRDALGRGMWGDGTRDGGRTDVRATDAWRKEGTKRQETLSVSWKHGRARMCVRKVAFYRTNGAAVGRDKLLHKATSAQRTAAVRGTVQLSHAW